Proteins encoded in a region of the Psychromicrobium lacuslunae genome:
- a CDS encoding ABC transporter permease, which produces MSNKRREIEHYVAPLDETPLQAVDSAVTDTAPSSLWMDAWRNLRKKPLFIASALLILLIILVSLFPGLFSPTDPTALDACNLANSLQPSSPGHIFGFNRQGCDIYARVIYGTRASVSVGILATLAVVLVGGIIGALAGYYGGWLDSILARLGDIFFALPLVLGALVLYQVPFFQDNRGVFSVATILAVFGWPNIARITRGAIIEVKNNDFITAATSLGVSRFSALLKHALPNALAPIIVVATVSLGVFIVAEATLSFLGIGLPGSVMAWGQDIANAQSTLRTRPEILIYPAAALFVTVLSFIMLGDAVRDALDPKARKR; this is translated from the coding sequence ATGTCAAATAAAAGAAGAGAGATTGAGCACTACGTTGCTCCACTCGATGAGACTCCGCTGCAGGCGGTGGACAGCGCCGTTACTGATACCGCTCCCAGCAGCCTGTGGATGGACGCCTGGCGGAATCTTCGAAAGAAACCGCTGTTCATCGCCTCGGCCTTGTTGATTCTGTTGATCATTTTGGTCTCCCTTTTTCCAGGGCTTTTCTCACCGACCGATCCGACGGCGTTGGATGCTTGCAATCTGGCGAACTCACTTCAGCCCTCCAGCCCGGGCCACATTTTTGGCTTTAACCGGCAAGGCTGTGATATTTACGCCCGGGTGATTTACGGCACGCGTGCCTCGGTTTCGGTGGGCATACTCGCCACCCTCGCGGTCGTCCTGGTTGGCGGTATTATTGGTGCGCTCGCCGGTTACTACGGTGGGTGGCTTGATTCGATCCTGGCCCGTCTAGGTGATATTTTCTTTGCGTTGCCGCTGGTCCTGGGTGCCTTGGTGCTTTACCAAGTACCGTTCTTTCAAGACAATCGGGGCGTTTTTAGCGTGGCGACAATTTTGGCGGTATTCGGCTGGCCCAATATTGCTCGAATTACCCGAGGCGCGATCATTGAAGTCAAGAACAATGACTTCATTACCGCCGCGACATCACTGGGTGTATCGAGGTTTAGTGCGCTGCTCAAGCACGCTCTGCCCAACGCGTTGGCGCCGATCATTGTGGTTGCCACCGTCAGCCTGGGTGTCTTCATCGTCGCCGAGGCTACCTTGTCCTTCCTCGGCATTGGGCTTCCCGGCAGTGTGATGGCGTGGGGGCAAGACATTGCTAACGCCCAGAGCACACTTCGAACCAGGCCAGAAATCCTGATCTATCCAGCTGCGGCCTTGTTCGTCACCGTGCTGAGCTTCATTATGCTCGGTGATGCCGTCCGTGATGCGCTGGATCCGAAAGCGAGGAAACGATGA
- a CDS encoding ABC transporter permease yields MLRYFLRRLLQIIPVFIGATFLVYFLVFALPGDPIANLFGDRQPSPAVINSLREQYNLDKPFIIQYLLFLRNILTFNLGPDFTGRPIAEILAQVYPVTAQLAIMALVIETIFGIFFGLIAGLRKGKFFDATALVASLFVIAVPTFVIGFVLQLVIGLQLGWVRPTVGPNPTFSSLLLPAIVLAAGSFAYILRLTRASVSEGMNEDYVRTATAKGLSRPRVVTVHVLRNSLIPVVTFIGADIGNLMGGAIVTEGIFNISGVGQKLYASILNGQGATVVSIVAVLVLVFVIANLVVDLLYAVLDPRIRYVK; encoded by the coding sequence GTGCTTCGCTATTTTTTGCGGCGTTTGCTGCAAATCATTCCGGTCTTCATTGGTGCCACCTTCCTGGTCTACTTCCTGGTTTTCGCCTTACCAGGAGACCCCATCGCCAACCTATTCGGTGATCGGCAACCAAGCCCCGCAGTGATTAACTCCCTGCGTGAGCAGTACAACTTAGATAAACCCTTCATCATTCAGTACCTGTTGTTCCTGCGGAACATCTTGACCTTCAATCTAGGCCCAGATTTCACTGGTCGGCCGATTGCCGAGATCCTGGCACAGGTTTACCCGGTCACCGCGCAACTTGCCATCATGGCCCTGGTGATCGAAACGATCTTTGGCATCTTCTTTGGCCTGATCGCAGGCCTGCGCAAAGGCAAGTTCTTTGACGCGACAGCTCTGGTCGCTTCCCTGTTCGTGATCGCTGTCCCGACCTTCGTCATTGGCTTCGTACTGCAGCTGGTGATCGGCTTGCAATTAGGCTGGGTCAGGCCCACTGTCGGTCCCAACCCAACCTTCAGCAGTCTTTTGCTGCCGGCAATTGTGTTAGCCGCTGGCTCCTTCGCCTATATATTACGGCTCACCAGAGCCTCGGTCTCGGAAGGGATGAACGAGGACTATGTGCGCACGGCAACCGCTAAGGGCCTCAGCCGTCCGCGGGTGGTCACGGTGCACGTGCTGCGGAACTCCCTGATCCCGGTAGTGACCTTTATTGGTGCCGATATAGGCAACCTAATGGGTGGCGCTATCGTGACCGAAGGAATTTTTAATATCAGTGGTGTAGGCCAAAAGCTATATGCGTCCATTCTGAATGGCCAGGGAGCCACTGTGGTTTCCATTGTCGCCGTCCTGGTACTGGTGTTTGTGATCGCAAACCTGGTGGTCGACTTGCTCTACGCTGTGCTTGATCCGAGGATTCGCTATGTCAAATAA
- a CDS encoding peptide ABC transporter substrate-binding protein, with product MRFSRTSKAIGIAAIAALALTACGGGGGGTSSNGTDNKGNPEAIITAYGGEPQKPLMPADTNEVFGGRVVEQLFQGLRSYKADGTAENELAESIDSTDNQNWTIKIKTGTKFTNDEAVTAKSFVDAWNFAALSTSIQSNSSFFSNIEGYDAVSATEGEGDAAKPAPKAQTMTGLKVVDDSTFTVKLSAPDPDYPESLGYSAFMPLPSAAIKDPKTYGQKPVGNGPYKMGPDGWQHDKSISLVKNADYKGPREPKNGGVTFTFYTDVNSAYTDIQGDTLDVMDGVPGNYLTTYKTDLPDHNTEKASAANSTLNIPSYVPGFGNDEEGKLRRQALSLAINREEICKVIFNGTRTPAVAFVSPSLQNFDANIPGAADLLKFDAAKAQDLWAQANKIKPWDASKPLTLSYNTSGAGNKEWIDAVANQFKTNLKIAAEGKPYAQFSAMLDDRQNKKLTGLVRAGWQWDYPSIYNGLAPLYESGASSNYEQYSNPEFDKTLKEAVAAKSPDEAKKKYVDAQAILFKDLPNLPLWDQIQQAVWSTKASGVELDWRGAIVYSNIVKS from the coding sequence ATGCGTTTCTCGCGCACTTCCAAAGCAATTGGCATCGCGGCCATCGCCGCGCTCGCCCTGACAGCCTGTGGCGGCGGTGGTGGGGGTACTTCCTCTAACGGCACAGACAACAAGGGCAACCCAGAAGCCATTATCACCGCCTATGGCGGCGAACCCCAGAAGCCCCTGATGCCCGCCGACACCAACGAAGTTTTCGGTGGCCGCGTCGTGGAACAGCTTTTCCAGGGCTTGCGTAGCTATAAGGCTGATGGCACGGCGGAAAACGAACTCGCCGAGTCGATCGATAGCACTGATAACCAGAACTGGACTATCAAGATCAAGACCGGCACCAAGTTCACCAACGATGAGGCGGTTACCGCTAAGAGCTTCGTTGATGCTTGGAATTTCGCCGCTTTGAGCACCAGCATCCAGTCCAACAGCTCATTCTTCTCGAACATCGAGGGCTACGACGCTGTTAGCGCGACTGAAGGCGAAGGGGACGCCGCCAAGCCAGCTCCCAAGGCACAGACCATGACCGGGCTGAAGGTTGTCGACGACTCGACCTTCACCGTAAAGCTTTCGGCTCCCGATCCGGATTACCCGGAGAGCTTGGGCTACAGCGCCTTCATGCCGCTACCTTCGGCTGCTATTAAGGACCCCAAGACCTACGGCCAGAAGCCGGTCGGCAACGGTCCGTACAAGATGGGCCCCGATGGCTGGCAGCATGACAAGTCCATCTCGCTGGTGAAGAACGCTGACTACAAGGGCCCGCGTGAACCGAAGAACGGCGGTGTGACTTTCACCTTCTACACGGACGTGAACTCGGCTTACACCGATATCCAAGGCGACACTTTGGACGTGATGGACGGTGTGCCAGGTAACTACCTGACCACCTATAAGACCGACCTGCCGGATCACAATACTGAGAAGGCATCAGCAGCGAACTCAACTCTGAATATCCCAAGCTACGTTCCTGGCTTCGGCAATGACGAAGAAGGCAAGTTGCGTCGTCAGGCGCTTTCCTTGGCGATCAACCGCGAAGAGATCTGCAAGGTGATCTTCAACGGCACCCGTACGCCGGCAGTGGCGTTCGTTTCGCCCAGCCTGCAGAACTTTGACGCCAATATCCCGGGCGCCGCTGACCTGCTGAAGTTCGATGCAGCTAAGGCTCAGGACCTCTGGGCTCAGGCGAACAAGATCAAGCCGTGGGATGCTTCCAAGCCATTGACTCTTTCCTACAACACCAGCGGTGCTGGCAATAAGGAATGGATCGATGCGGTTGCTAACCAGTTCAAGACCAATCTGAAGATTGCTGCAGAAGGCAAGCCTTACGCCCAGTTCTCGGCGATGCTCGATGACCGTCAGAACAAGAAGTTGACCGGTCTGGTTCGTGCTGGCTGGCAGTGGGACTACCCGTCGATTTACAACGGCCTTGCGCCGCTGTACGAGTCCGGCGCTTCCTCCAACTACGAGCAGTACTCGAACCCCGAGTTCGACAAGACGCTCAAGGAGGCGGTTGCGGCTAAGAGCCCGGATGAGGCGAAGAAGAAGTACGTCGACGCACAGGCCATCCTGTTCAAGGACTTGCCGAATCTTCCGCTCTGGGATCAGATCCAGCAAGCTGTTTGGAGCACCAAGGCCAGCGGTGTTGAGCTCGATTGGCGCGGTGCCATCGTCTACAGCAACATCGTTAAGAGCTAG
- a CDS encoding PH domain-containing protein: MSTEQFRPRSSKTMAIVLYSTAALGLLLICFSGLVIRDILLSIPLLLLLGYCGYWLFWLPTVMVTKDGTTIVNPVRTISVPWQALRSLETKYSMTLLTESGKYSAWAAPSPGPMSRKSAETEVVQAVRASWAAARKENNSAPPAGTETPVGAVVQSRVNWLQLGVALGLIAATAFCFLLVR; the protein is encoded by the coding sequence ATGTCCACTGAGCAATTTCGTCCGCGAAGCAGCAAAACCATGGCCATTGTGCTCTACTCGACTGCTGCTCTCGGGCTGCTGCTAATCTGCTTCAGCGGTCTTGTAATACGTGACATTTTACTTAGCATTCCGTTGCTACTGCTGCTTGGCTACTGCGGCTACTGGCTGTTCTGGCTGCCCACCGTAATGGTGACTAAAGACGGAACCACCATCGTCAATCCGGTTCGCACCATTAGCGTGCCATGGCAGGCTCTGAGGTCACTGGAGACCAAGTACTCGATGACGCTGCTTACCGAATCGGGAAAATACAGTGCCTGGGCAGCGCCATCCCCCGGGCCGATGAGCCGGAAAAGCGCTGAAACCGAAGTTGTGCAAGCGGTGCGGGCCAGCTGGGCTGCGGCGCGTAAGGAAAATAATTCTGCTCCCCCCGCTGGCACTGAAACACCAGTTGGAGCGGTCGTTCAATCCAGAGTTAATTGGCTGCAACTGGGCGTTGCACTCGGGCTGATCGCGGCCACGGCGTTCTGCTTCCTGCTGGTCAGGTAA
- a CDS encoding ABC transporter family substrate-binding protein, whose amino-acid sequence MHFRRIVEAFGMTAIAVLALTACDGAPSNLPSPETTVAQGGSLSVAEGNSFTSFNPSTAHTNVDINAKISYATHSGFGYLDENLKVVRNEKFGKIEKLSDSPLTVKYTVNNGVKWSDDAPVDANDLVLAWVVASGYFDDRSESLGKGTNYFSFASGTSGLALSDFPEVGSDGRSITIKYSQPFADWETALGFPNISEPSHVVAQKAGLKDAAALIALFTSIPRGNPTAPVAPNAVLKKVADFWNNGFDATKLPTDTSLFLSNGPYIVKSVGSDQSITLVKNRDYDWGPEPHLDQIDVKYMPGSSEQTEALKAGNVSIIAPAASTDAINQIDSMVNSGVSLIKGEQLSYEHLDLNFSGVFADKDTRLAFLKTVPRAEIIDRLIGPLQSGAKPLDSQLFVPAQEKYADAVKANGSADFQQVDIEGAIKLLKGNKPTIRVLFDRNNPSRLDIFKQIADSAALAGIRLVDVSPAGADWSKSLGGSSYDAAIFSWSKEGVGVSDVPQIFKTGGPSNFNRFSDSKVDELMKTLITNSDAAKQDELKIQIDKLIWDDAYGLPLFQGIGLNAFSSKVQGIKYNPTPVGAWWNVWDWAKKA is encoded by the coding sequence ATGCATTTCAGACGTATCGTCGAAGCGTTTGGAATGACAGCTATCGCCGTCCTGGCCTTGACAGCTTGCGATGGTGCGCCCAGCAATCTGCCCAGCCCGGAAACCACGGTGGCCCAGGGCGGATCCTTGAGCGTAGCTGAAGGCAATAGTTTCACCAGCTTCAATCCTTCGACGGCGCATACCAATGTCGACATTAACGCCAAAATTTCTTATGCCACCCACTCCGGCTTCGGATACCTGGATGAAAATCTCAAAGTGGTGCGGAATGAGAAGTTCGGCAAGATCGAAAAGCTCTCTGATTCCCCGTTGACCGTGAAATACACGGTCAATAACGGCGTAAAGTGGTCCGACGACGCGCCGGTGGACGCCAATGACCTGGTGCTGGCCTGGGTAGTAGCCTCCGGATACTTTGATGATCGGAGTGAGAGCCTCGGCAAAGGCACTAATTACTTTTCCTTCGCTAGCGGCACCAGTGGTTTAGCGCTTTCGGACTTCCCTGAGGTGGGTAGCGACGGCCGAAGCATCACGATCAAATACTCGCAGCCCTTTGCCGACTGGGAAACCGCTCTCGGCTTTCCTAATATTTCTGAGCCCTCGCATGTGGTGGCACAAAAGGCTGGCCTAAAAGACGCCGCCGCCCTGATCGCTTTGTTTACCTCAATTCCACGGGGGAACCCCACGGCACCGGTGGCGCCTAATGCCGTTTTGAAGAAGGTTGCAGACTTCTGGAATAACGGCTTCGACGCCACCAAGCTGCCGACCGACACCTCGCTTTTCCTCTCCAACGGCCCATATATTGTCAAGAGCGTCGGCTCGGACCAGTCGATCACCCTGGTCAAAAACCGTGATTATGACTGGGGGCCAGAACCGCATTTGGACCAAATCGACGTCAAATACATGCCTGGCTCCTCGGAGCAGACCGAAGCATTGAAGGCTGGCAACGTCAGTATCATCGCGCCCGCCGCCTCGACCGATGCCATCAATCAAATTGACTCGATGGTCAATAGCGGAGTGTCGCTGATCAAGGGTGAACAGCTTTCCTACGAGCATCTGGACCTGAATTTCAGTGGTGTTTTTGCGGACAAGGACACCAGGCTGGCATTTTTGAAGACAGTGCCACGTGCCGAGATCATCGACCGGCTGATCGGCCCCTTGCAGAGTGGCGCCAAGCCGCTGGACTCGCAGCTTTTCGTACCAGCACAAGAAAAATATGCCGATGCGGTCAAAGCGAATGGCTCGGCCGACTTTCAGCAGGTCGATATTGAAGGCGCGATCAAACTTCTCAAGGGCAATAAGCCCACCATCCGGGTGCTCTTCGACCGGAACAATCCGAGTCGACTGGATATTTTCAAGCAGATAGCCGATTCCGCGGCCTTGGCGGGTATCCGCTTGGTGGACGTGAGCCCGGCGGGCGCCGATTGGTCGAAGTCATTGGGCGGAAGTTCTTATGACGCGGCCATTTTCAGCTGGAGTAAAGAGGGTGTGGGGGTGAGCGATGTCCCGCAAATCTTCAAAACCGGGGGACCGAGTAACTTCAATCGATTCAGCGATTCCAAGGTCGACGAATTGATGAAAACCTTGATCACCAACTCCGACGCGGCAAAACAGGACGAGCTCAAAATCCAGATCGACAAACTGATTTGGGACGACGCCTATGGTCTGCCGCTGTTCCAAGGCATCGGTCTGAATGCCTTCAGCAGCAAGGTGCAAGGCATAAAGTACAACCCGACGCCGGTCGGAGCGTGGTGGAACGTATGGGATTGGGCGAAGAAAGCCTAG
- a CDS encoding GNAT family N-acetyltransferase produces the protein MPLTTPTLETERLRLRPFNDADGEDLFALQSDGFVLRYWDSPPWTDRASIARFMAGCLRMAEDGGGVRVAIEHNTNQEFLGWCTFNSWNPDFRSASLGFCLNQAAWGHGYATEAARALLGWAFETLDLNRVQAEADTRNIASARVLEKLGFVREGTLREDCIVNSDVSDSWIYGLLRREWAN, from the coding sequence ATGCCTCTAACCACCCCGACGCTGGAAACCGAGAGACTACGCCTGCGGCCCTTCAACGACGCTGACGGTGAGGATCTTTTCGCCTTACAAAGTGATGGCTTTGTGCTGCGTTATTGGGATTCCCCGCCGTGGACGGACCGGGCGTCGATTGCCCGTTTCATGGCAGGCTGCCTGCGGATGGCGGAGGATGGCGGAGGTGTACGGGTAGCGATAGAGCACAACACCAACCAGGAATTCCTCGGTTGGTGCACCTTCAACAGCTGGAATCCTGATTTTCGCAGTGCCTCGCTGGGCTTCTGCCTTAATCAAGCCGCTTGGGGCCACGGCTACGCCACCGAGGCGGCCCGCGCCCTGCTCGGATGGGCCTTCGAAACCCTAGACCTCAACAGGGTTCAAGCCGAGGCCGATACCCGCAACATCGCCTCGGCTCGGGTACTCGAGAAACTGGGCTTCGTCCGTGAGGGCACCTTACGGGAGGATTGCATCGTCAACAGTGATGTCTCGGACTCCTGGATCTACGGTTTGCTGAGGCGGGAATGGGCGAACTGA
- a CDS encoding type I restriction enzyme HsdR N-terminal domain-containing protein, producing MEFSDSLRALGTKISNQAEAIGTEEATKNAFVMPFISSILGYDVFDPLEVVPEFTADVGTKRGEKIDYAIMRESEVQILIECKASRSALSLENASQLYRYFGVTNARIAALTNGIVWQFYTDLDAPNRMDSKPFLVFDLSDIDEGLIPEVQKLSKDNFDLESIISTAEELKYVGALKREIAAQFRDPSDEFVRFVATRVYDGVFTQRVREQFSLLVGKAAKQFLTDQVNDRLKVALGAGTQVPISQPSSETSVDSGAVAERDLDRDTEIETTLEELEGYQIVKAIACAEVKPQRVTHRDAKSYFAILLDDNNRKPIARLHFNSARQKYLGLFDEDKNETRHPIASLEEIYLFADEIRGAVRRYI from the coding sequence ATGGAATTTAGCGACAGCCTTCGGGCGCTTGGAACGAAAATCAGTAACCAGGCTGAGGCCATCGGAACCGAGGAGGCAACGAAAAATGCCTTCGTCATGCCCTTTATTTCGTCGATACTTGGCTACGATGTCTTTGATCCGCTAGAAGTTGTACCAGAGTTTACCGCTGACGTCGGAACCAAACGTGGTGAAAAGATCGATTACGCGATCATGCGCGAAAGCGAAGTTCAGATTCTCATCGAGTGCAAGGCTTCGAGATCCGCTCTCTCGCTTGAGAATGCCTCACAGCTCTACCGATACTTTGGTGTCACTAACGCTAGGATCGCGGCCTTAACGAATGGCATAGTCTGGCAGTTTTACACCGATCTCGACGCACCCAATCGAATGGACTCGAAGCCTTTCTTGGTTTTCGACCTCAGCGATATCGATGAAGGACTCATCCCTGAAGTACAAAAGCTCAGCAAAGACAACTTCGATCTAGAATCGATCATCAGTACCGCCGAGGAGCTCAAGTATGTTGGTGCACTAAAAAGAGAGATCGCGGCCCAGTTTCGAGATCCCAGCGATGAGTTCGTACGCTTCGTCGCAACCCGCGTTTACGATGGCGTTTTCACTCAACGGGTTCGTGAACAGTTTTCCTTACTTGTCGGAAAGGCAGCGAAACAATTTCTCACGGATCAGGTCAATGACCGGTTGAAAGTCGCACTCGGCGCTGGAACCCAAGTGCCGATCAGTCAGCCTTCCTCGGAAACTTCCGTCGACAGCGGGGCTGTGGCGGAACGCGATTTAGATAGGGACACTGAGATCGAAACAACCCTTGAAGAACTTGAGGGTTACCAAATCGTGAAAGCCATCGCTTGTGCTGAGGTAAAACCACAACGAGTCACTCATCGTGACGCAAAGAGCTACTTCGCAATCCTTCTCGATGACAACAACCGGAAGCCCATCGCTCGTCTTCATTTTAATTCAGCACGCCAGAAGTATCTTGGTCTGTTCGATGAAGATAAGAACGAAACTCGGCATCCTATCGCTTCACTCGAAGAAATCTATCTCTTTGCCGATGAAATTCGGGGCGCCGTACGTCGATACATATAA
- the ychF gene encoding redox-regulated ATPase YchF, with product MALTIGIVGLPNVGKSTLFNALTRNNVLAANYPFATIEPNVGVVNLPDERLGKLAEVFGSARILPATVSFVDIAGIVKGASEGEGLGNQFLANIREAEAIAQVIRVFDDPDVVHVDGKVDPRSDMETINTELILADLQTIEKALPRLEKAVKLKQKEAAELAAVQAAQQVLERGDTIFSSITSDKLELGYLKELSLLTAKPFIYVFNVDDAVLGSPERQAELRELVAPADAIFLDAKLEADLVELSEEEAREMLEMNGQEESGLDQLARVGFHTLGLQTYLTAGPKEARAWTIRQGDTAPQAAGVIHTDFQRGFIKAEVVHFADLIEAGSMAEAKAKGKVRIEGKEYVMADGDVVEFRFNV from the coding sequence GTGGCTCTTACTATTGGCATTGTCGGACTGCCCAACGTCGGCAAATCAACTCTTTTCAACGCACTCACCCGCAATAACGTGCTCGCCGCGAACTACCCGTTCGCGACCATTGAGCCGAATGTTGGCGTGGTGAACCTGCCCGACGAGCGTCTCGGTAAATTGGCTGAGGTCTTTGGCTCGGCCAGGATTCTGCCGGCCACGGTGTCCTTTGTCGACATTGCGGGCATTGTGAAGGGTGCCAGCGAGGGGGAGGGTCTGGGTAATCAGTTCCTGGCAAATATTCGTGAAGCCGAGGCGATTGCCCAGGTGATCCGGGTGTTCGACGACCCCGATGTGGTGCACGTTGACGGCAAGGTTGACCCGCGCTCCGATATGGAGACGATCAATACTGAGCTGATCCTGGCCGACCTGCAAACCATTGAGAAAGCCCTGCCCAGGCTGGAGAAAGCGGTCAAGCTCAAGCAGAAGGAAGCCGCCGAGCTCGCTGCGGTGCAGGCCGCGCAGCAAGTGCTGGAGCGCGGCGACACTATTTTCTCCTCGATTACCAGCGACAAACTGGAACTTGGCTACCTCAAAGAACTGAGCCTGCTTACCGCAAAGCCGTTCATTTACGTTTTCAATGTCGACGACGCGGTGCTCGGCAGCCCGGAACGGCAAGCCGAGCTGCGTGAATTGGTGGCCCCCGCTGACGCCATTTTCCTGGACGCCAAGCTAGAAGCTGATTTGGTCGAACTCTCCGAGGAGGAAGCTCGGGAGATGCTGGAGATGAACGGCCAGGAGGAGTCCGGGTTGGATCAGCTCGCCCGGGTCGGCTTTCACACGCTGGGACTGCAAACGTATCTGACCGCGGGCCCGAAAGAAGCGCGCGCCTGGACCATCCGGCAGGGCGATACTGCGCCGCAAGCCGCCGGAGTTATTCACACCGACTTCCAACGCGGCTTCATCAAGGCCGAGGTGGTGCACTTCGCAGATTTGATCGAAGCCGGATCGATGGCCGAGGCGAAGGCCAAGGGCAAGGTCCGGATCGAAGGCAAAGAGTACGTGATGGCCGACGGCGACGTGGTGGAGTTCCGGTTTAACGTTTAG
- a CDS encoding DNA recombination protein RmuC, which produces MDGILLGLLIGLIVGALGCYLLARRRQQQLQDELGDAAERLSEANAALAAAEAESRLLSAQSQQDSSVLKALHPVAERLSDVQRQVALLERDRVEQYGQLAQQLQDAKAADALLLQTTHSLASTLRSTSARGRWGEVQLRRVVEAAGLLSHVDFSEQVQHSGEEGTQRPDMVVQLPAGKELILDAKVPLSAFLEAQETTDEALAANALQRHAKAVRSHVDALAAKKYWHGSTASPEVVICFLPAESILSVALNSDAQLLDYSLSKGVVLASPVSLLAVLKAVAFSWRQDVLTESARELFETSNQLYERLAKLGEHVEKLGGSIKSSVDKYNALVGSLEGRVLPTARKLNALDPETLSSPSLLNTQPRSLSAPELLEREETRHGGS; this is translated from the coding sequence ATGGATGGAATTCTGCTTGGCCTCTTGATTGGCCTCATCGTCGGTGCGCTCGGCTGTTACCTGCTGGCACGACGCCGTCAGCAGCAGTTGCAGGACGAGCTTGGCGATGCCGCTGAACGGCTCAGCGAGGCGAACGCCGCTTTAGCCGCCGCAGAGGCCGAGTCCAGGCTGCTCAGCGCGCAAAGTCAGCAGGACTCCTCGGTTCTCAAGGCGCTTCATCCGGTGGCCGAACGGCTCAGCGATGTGCAACGCCAAGTTGCTCTGCTGGAGCGGGACCGGGTGGAGCAGTATGGCCAGCTGGCGCAACAACTCCAGGACGCCAAAGCGGCCGATGCCTTGCTGCTGCAGACAACGCACTCGCTCGCCTCAACGCTGCGTTCCACCAGCGCGCGGGGCCGTTGGGGCGAGGTGCAATTACGTCGTGTGGTGGAGGCGGCTGGCTTGCTTTCCCACGTTGACTTCAGCGAGCAGGTACAACACAGCGGCGAGGAAGGCACCCAGCGCCCCGATATGGTGGTCCAGCTGCCCGCAGGAAAGGAATTGATCCTCGATGCCAAAGTGCCTTTGAGCGCCTTCCTGGAAGCCCAAGAAACCACCGATGAAGCGCTGGCCGCTAACGCGCTGCAAAGACACGCCAAGGCGGTACGCAGTCACGTCGATGCGCTCGCCGCTAAAAAATACTGGCATGGTTCGACGGCTAGTCCCGAGGTGGTGATCTGTTTCCTGCCTGCGGAGTCGATCCTCTCGGTGGCCCTGAATTCGGATGCCCAGCTCCTGGACTACTCGTTGAGCAAGGGAGTCGTTTTAGCTTCCCCGGTAAGTCTGCTCGCGGTATTGAAGGCGGTAGCTTTTTCCTGGCGACAGGACGTTTTGACTGAAAGTGCCCGGGAGCTTTTCGAGACCTCTAACCAGCTTTACGAACGACTCGCGAAGCTGGGTGAGCATGTCGAAAAACTGGGCGGTTCGATCAAGTCCTCAGTGGATAAATACAATGCGCTGGTCGGATCATTGGAAGGCCGGGTGCTACCGACAGCACGGAAACTCAACGCGCTCGACCCCGAAACGCTGTCCAGTCCGTCGCTGCTCAATACGCAACCCCGCTCATTGAGCGCACCAGAGCTACTAGAACGCGAAGAAACGCGTCACGGCGGGTCTTAG